A single genomic interval of Daucus carota subsp. sativus chromosome 1, DH1 v3.0, whole genome shotgun sequence harbors:
- the LOC108205515 gene encoding uncharacterized protein LOC108205515 isoform X1, which yields MNRIASTSNKGTPFHLPASTITPLIKAQTPEGNSPVSDITILVLGLEQMGVRCPARYAEKSVPGVKNLMTSFNSFGEDRSLGHKETGRTQDCQWSQVLRHHVTKRICEQKDKLTNVPGIFVTPCSVTFDTDDVAGPVQEADNIQKMMKLIAKRRCQVIWILVRPPKSVQNVRL from the exons ATGAACAGAATTGCATCAACGTCCAACAAGGGAACTCCATTCCATTTACCGGCCTCGACAATAACACCACTGATTAAAGCTCAAACCCCTG AAGGGAATAGTCCGGTTTCAGACATTACTATTCTGGTGCTGGGTTTGGAACAAATGGGTGTTCGATGTCCAG CCCGGTATGCAGAGAAATCAGTTCCTGGCGTGAAAAACTTGATGACTTCATTCAATTCTTTTGGGGAGGACAGATCTTTAGGACATAAAGAAACAG GTCGTACACAGGATTGTCAATGGAGTCAAGTTCTTCGGCATCATGTTACTAAAAGAATATGTGAACAGAAGGATAAACTGACAAATGTTCCTGGCATTTTTGTTACTCCCTGTTCTGTAACATTTGACACCG ATGATGTTGCTGGTCCGGTCCAAGAAG CGGACAATATACAGAAGATGATGAAACTGATAGCAAAGCGGAGATGCCAG GTTATATGGATCTTGGTCCGCCCACCAAAGTCTGTTCAAAATGTGAGACTGTAA
- the LOC108205515 gene encoding uncharacterized protein LOC108205515 isoform X2 encodes MTNSQDVSAEGNSPVSDITILVLGLEQMGVRCPARYAEKSVPGVKNLMTSFNSFGEDRSLGHKETGRTQDCQWSQVLRHHVTKRICEQKDKLTNVPGIFVTPCSVTFDTDDVAGPVQEADNIQKMMKLIAKRRCQVIWILVRPPKSVQNVRL; translated from the exons ATGACTAATTCTCAGGATGTTTCTGCAGAAGGGAATAGTCCGGTTTCAGACATTACTATTCTGGTGCTGGGTTTGGAACAAATGGGTGTTCGATGTCCAG CCCGGTATGCAGAGAAATCAGTTCCTGGCGTGAAAAACTTGATGACTTCATTCAATTCTTTTGGGGAGGACAGATCTTTAGGACATAAAGAAACAG GTCGTACACAGGATTGTCAATGGAGTCAAGTTCTTCGGCATCATGTTACTAAAAGAATATGTGAACAGAAGGATAAACTGACAAATGTTCCTGGCATTTTTGTTACTCCCTGTTCTGTAACATTTGACACCG ATGATGTTGCTGGTCCGGTCCAAGAAG CGGACAATATACAGAAGATGATGAAACTGATAGCAAAGCGGAGATGCCAG GTTATATGGATCTTGGTCCGCCCACCAAAGTCTGTTCAAAATGTGAGACTGTAA
- the LOC108201625 gene encoding protein VERNALIZATION 3-like yields the protein MPPRGDPLVVGRVIGDVLDPFTRSISLGVIYNNREVNNGCELRPSQIINHPRVNIGGDDLRTFYTLVMVDPDAPSPSDPSLREYLHWLVTDIPATTGAHFGHEMMLYKSPRPSSGIHRFVFVLFKQLGRQTVYAPPCRENFNTRDFAEQYNLGSPVAALYFNCQRETGSGGRRRPPN from the exons ATGCCGCCTAGAGGCGATCCTCTTGTTGTTGGTAGGGTTATAggggatgttttggatccattCACCCGTTCCATTTCTCTTGGTGTGATATATAACAACAGAGAAGTGAACAACGGCTGTGAGTTGAGACCTTCTCAAATTATCAACCACCCAAGGGTTAATATTGGTGGAGATGATCTCAGAACTTTCTACACTCTT GTTATGGTGGATCCTGATGCTCCCAGTCCAAGTGATCCAAGTTTGAGAGAATACTTACACTG GTTGGTCACTGACATTCCTGCTACAACTGGAGCACATTTTG GCCATGAGATGATGCTCTACAAGAGTCCAAGACCGTCGAGTGGAATCCACAGATTCGTTTTCGTGTTGTTCAAACAACTGGGACGACAGACAGTCTACGCTCCACCATGTCGCGAGAACTTCAACACCCGAGACTTTGCAGAACAATACAATCTGGGTTCGCCTGTTGCTGCCCTCTATTTTAATTGCCAGAGAGAGACTGGTTCTGGTGGCCGAAGAAGACCACCAAATTAG